The genomic region TATAAACCAAGTTCTATCGCTTATTTAGAATTAGACCCTAGAGATTTTAACGTTGCAGAAGAATGGCAAAAAGAAAATCTAAAAATACGCTCTAAAGCTCAAGCTAAAATGCTTGAAATGAGGGATTTAAAACCAGACCCACAAGCCCACCTTTCAACCTCTCAAAGCCTTTTGCTCGTTCAAAAAATATTTGCTGATGTTAGTAAAGAAATAAAAGTAGTTGCTAATACCGAGAAAAAAGTAGAAAAAGCGGGTTATGGTTATAGTAAAAGGATGTAGGTATAAGAAAACACCATAAAATCGTTTTTAGCTTATTTATGGTATTTTAAAGACTCTATATCACCCAATTAGAACAGAGCCTTTTTTAAACTCCTTAGTAGGAATCCCAATCGTCTTTAGCGTTTGAGCGTTTCACAAAATACAAGCGGTTGCAATTTTTAGCGGTGTTTCATGAAGAATGATTTTATACCTCTCTTTATAAAGAGAGGGTTTTCATTTTAGCGGATCTTTAGTGGGTCTCAGCTGAGCTTTTAATGATCACGGTGTTGTAGTCAGGTTGGACGGGGCGTTGGTTAGGCGAATTTTTCATGCGTTTTTTGATTTCAGCCAATTGTTTGGCAGAGACTTCCAAAGGCTCTTCTATGACAAACCATGCCACCCCTTCTGTGCAAGGAGGAGCGGTGAGAGAGCCGTTAAAATGGTAGTAATTGATGCTTTTAGGCAAGAAAGCGTCTAAAGCCACCTCTTTAAAATTTTGCTTCTTTTGAATGCCTTCTAAAATAGGATCAAGGTTGGGGTTTTCTTTCCCTTCTTCAAACCCAATCGCTAAGACTAATAAGCGCCCTTTAGCGTCTTTATGCACGAAATGCGCGCTCAAAGGCCTGGTTTTATTATTGATTAAAAACTCCATAGGGGCGTGGAAATGCACATTATCCAACACATAGTCATGCCCTCTATAATTGATGTGGTTAGTCGGCTCAAACGAAGCTTTTAAAGTGTGGTGGGTGAAAAAGACCGCTTTAGGTTTAGAAGCGGCGTATTTGAATTGCAAATCGGCTTTATCTTGCGTGTGGTAGTAATGCTCAATGTTAATGGGCGATTGGCTTTTACCGCTTTTGCACACTTC from Helicobacter pylori harbors:
- a CDS encoding carbonic anhydrase, giving the protein MKKTFLIALALATSLIGAENTKWDYKNKENGPHRWDKLHKDFEVCKSGKSQSPINIEHYYHTQDKADLQFKYAASKPKAVFFTHHTLKASFEPTNHINYRGHDYVLDNVHFHAPMEFLINNKTRPLSAHFVHKDAKGRLLVLAIGFEEGKENPNLDPILEGIQKKQNFKEVALDAFLPKSINYYHFNGSLTAPPCTEGVAWFVIEEPLEVSAKQLAEIKKRMKNSPNQRPVQPDYNTVIIKSSAETH